In a genomic window of Oncorhynchus keta strain PuntledgeMale-10-30-2019 chromosome 28, Oket_V2, whole genome shotgun sequence:
- the slc35c2 gene encoding solute carrier family 35 member C2 isoform X1, translated as MACPVQFLCRAVRTVGLVLVYYVFSIGITFYNKWLMKGFHYPLFMTLLHLTIIFCLSTLTRSAMQCWTGKPRVMLNWTDYLTKVAPVAIATALDIGLSNWSFLFITISLMSLYVSSRYTMTKSSAVLFILFFSLVFKLEHPNPYLIVVVLLIASGLFMFTFKSTQFNLKGFIMVLLASFIGGIRWTLTQVLMQKAELGLQNPIDTMYHLQPLMFMGLFPLFLFNEGLSLSTSEKLFRVNELSPLLYTLVMLSIGGSLAFGLGFSEFLLVSKTSSLTLSIAGIFKEACTLLLAAGLMGDRMSGLNLMGFAVCVSGISLHVGLKTYYSKSKIHSLRQLPVKNSQDLEVPLLCHKEDEGEETAAADDDDDKEQEILL; from the exons ATGGCTTGCCCTGTCCAGTTCCTATGCCGGGCTGTCCGCACTGTGGGCCTGGTCCTCGTTTACTATGTCTTCTCCATCGGCATCACCTTTTATAACAAGTGGCTGATGAAG GgcttccactacccactgttcATGACGCTGCTCCACCTCACCATaatattctgtctctctaccctgaCCCGCTCGGCCATGCAATGCTGGACAGGGAAGCCTCGGGTCATGTTGAACTGGACAGACTACCTCACAAAGGTTGCCCCAGTCG CCATTGCAACAGCGCTGGACATTGGACTCTCCAATTGGAGCttcctcttcatcaccatcagctt AATGTCTTTGTATGTTTCCTCCAGGTACACAATGACCAAGTCTTCTGCAGTGCTCTTCATCctcttcttctcattggttttTAAACTAGAGCATCCG AACCCATACCTGATCGTGGTGGTCCTTCTGATAGCCAGCGGCCTGTTCATGTTCACCTTCAAGTCGACCCAGTTCAACCTGAAGGGCTTCATCATGGTACTGCTTGCATCGTTCATCGGTGGGATCCGGTGGACCCTCACGCAGGTCCTGATGCAGAAAGCAGAGCTGG GGCTCCAGAACCCAATAGACACCATGTACCATCTACAGCCGCTCATGTTCATGGGACTCTTCCCGCTCTTCCTCTTCAACGAAG GGCTGAGCCTAAGTACCTCAGAGAAGCTGTTCCGTGTGAATGagctctctcccctgctctacaCTCTGGTCATGCTGAGTATAGGCGGATCACTGGCCTTTGGCCTGGGTTTCTCTGAGTTCCTGCTAGTCTCAAAGACCTCCAGTCTCACTTTATCCATAGCAGGGATCTTTAAG GAGGCGTGTACTCTGCTGCTGGCAGCAGGCCTGATGGGGGACAGGATGAGTGGACTCAACTTGATGGGTTTCGCTGTCTGTGTTTCTGGCATCTCCCTGCATGTGGGGCTGAAGACCTACTATTCCAAAA GTAAAATTCACTCGTTGAGACAGCTGCCCGTTAAAAACAGCCAAGACCTGGAAGTACCACTATTATGTCATAAGGAAGACGAGGGGGAGGAGACAGCtgctgctgatgatgatgatgataaagaGCAGGAGATTCTACTCTGA
- the taf13 gene encoding transcription initiation factor TFIID subunit 13 → MAEEEDEAGFDEDLDDGAGGSDGNHGKRKRLFSKELRCMMYGFGDDQNPYTESVDILEDLVIEFVTEMTHKAMSIGRQGRVQVEDIVFLIRKDPRKFARVKDLLTMNEELKRARKAFDEANYGS, encoded by the coding sequence ATGGCGGAGGAGGAAGACGAAGCTGGTTTTGACGAGGATTTGGATGACGGGGCGGGTGGATCCGATGGGAACCACGGCAAAAGGAAAAGGCTGTTCTCTAAAGAACTTCGGTGTATGATGTATGGATTTGGAGATGACCAGAATCCCTACACCGAGTCGGTGGACATCCTGGAGGACCTTGTGATCGAGTTCGTTACGGAGATGACACACAAAGCTATGTCCATCGGACGCCAGGGCCGTGTCCAGGTGGAGGACATTGTTTTCCTTATCCGGAAAGATCCAAGGAAGTTTGCCCGAGTGAAAGACCTCTTGACGATGAACGAGGAGCTGAAGAGAGCCCGCAAGGCCTTTGATGAAGCGAACTATGGCTCTTAG
- the LOC118361041 gene encoding troponin C, skeletal muscle isoform X1, with protein sequence MTDAQQEARSFLSEEMLNEFKAAFDMFDTDGGGDISTKELGQVMRMLGQNPTREELDEIIEEVDEDGSGTIDFEEFLVMMVRLLKEDQAGKSEEELAECFRVFDKNADGYIDREEFAIIIRSTGEQISEEEIDELLKDGDKNADGMLDFDEFLKMMENVQ encoded by the exons ATG ACTGATGCACAACAGGAGGCCCGCTCATTCTTGAGCGAGGAGATGCTTAACG AATTCAAGGCTGCCTTCGACATGTTCGACACCGACGGTGGCGGCGATATCAGTACCAAGGAGTTGGGTCAGGTCATGAGGATGTTGGGCCAGAACCCGACAAGAGAGGAGTTGGATGAAATCATTGAGGAGGTCGATGAGGATG GCAGCGGCACCATCGACTTCGAGGAGTTCTTGGTCATGATGGTGAGGCTCTTAAAGGAGGACCAGGCCGGAAAGTCTGAGGAAGAGTTGGCGGAATGTTTCCGTGTGTTCGACAA GAATGCCGACGGCTACATCGACAGAGAAGAGTTCGCCATCATCATCCGCAGCACAGGCGAGCAAATCTCAGAGGAGGAGATTGATGAGCTGCTGAAGGATGGAGACAAGAACGCTGATGGCATGCTGGACTTTGATG AATTCCTCAAGATGATGGAAAATGTGCAGTAA
- the slc35c2 gene encoding solute carrier family 35 member C2 isoform X2 — MACPVQFLCRAVRTVGLVLVYYVFSIGITFYNKWLMKGFHYPLFMTLLHLTIIFCLSTLTRSAMQCWTGKPRVMLNWTDYLTKVAPVAIATALDIGLSNWSFLFITISLYTMTKSSAVLFILFFSLVFKLEHPNPYLIVVVLLIASGLFMFTFKSTQFNLKGFIMVLLASFIGGIRWTLTQVLMQKAELGLQNPIDTMYHLQPLMFMGLFPLFLFNEGLSLSTSEKLFRVNELSPLLYTLVMLSIGGSLAFGLGFSEFLLVSKTSSLTLSIAGIFKEACTLLLAAGLMGDRMSGLNLMGFAVCVSGISLHVGLKTYYSKSKIHSLRQLPVKNSQDLEVPLLCHKEDEGEETAAADDDDDKEQEILL; from the exons ATGGCTTGCCCTGTCCAGTTCCTATGCCGGGCTGTCCGCACTGTGGGCCTGGTCCTCGTTTACTATGTCTTCTCCATCGGCATCACCTTTTATAACAAGTGGCTGATGAAG GgcttccactacccactgttcATGACGCTGCTCCACCTCACCATaatattctgtctctctaccctgaCCCGCTCGGCCATGCAATGCTGGACAGGGAAGCCTCGGGTCATGTTGAACTGGACAGACTACCTCACAAAGGTTGCCCCAGTCG CCATTGCAACAGCGCTGGACATTGGACTCTCCAATTGGAGCttcctcttcatcaccatcagctt GTACACAATGACCAAGTCTTCTGCAGTGCTCTTCATCctcttcttctcattggttttTAAACTAGAGCATCCG AACCCATACCTGATCGTGGTGGTCCTTCTGATAGCCAGCGGCCTGTTCATGTTCACCTTCAAGTCGACCCAGTTCAACCTGAAGGGCTTCATCATGGTACTGCTTGCATCGTTCATCGGTGGGATCCGGTGGACCCTCACGCAGGTCCTGATGCAGAAAGCAGAGCTGG GGCTCCAGAACCCAATAGACACCATGTACCATCTACAGCCGCTCATGTTCATGGGACTCTTCCCGCTCTTCCTCTTCAACGAAG GGCTGAGCCTAAGTACCTCAGAGAAGCTGTTCCGTGTGAATGagctctctcccctgctctacaCTCTGGTCATGCTGAGTATAGGCGGATCACTGGCCTTTGGCCTGGGTTTCTCTGAGTTCCTGCTAGTCTCAAAGACCTCCAGTCTCACTTTATCCATAGCAGGGATCTTTAAG GAGGCGTGTACTCTGCTGCTGGCAGCAGGCCTGATGGGGGACAGGATGAGTGGACTCAACTTGATGGGTTTCGCTGTCTGTGTTTCTGGCATCTCCCTGCATGTGGGGCTGAAGACCTACTATTCCAAAA GTAAAATTCACTCGTTGAGACAGCTGCCCGTTAAAAACAGCCAAGACCTGGAAGTACCACTATTATGTCATAAGGAAGACGAGGGGGAGGAGACAGCtgctgctgatgatgatgatgataaagaGCAGGAGATTCTACTCTGA